A portion of the Thermothelomyces thermophilus ATCC 42464 chromosome 5, complete sequence genome contains these proteins:
- a CDS encoding glycoside hydrolase family 114 protein (CAZy_ID 267959): MKRAVFLLAAASAIRGSLAQVRVPPNFEVGVKWQIVIQSTIDVNPPLEPADAVVWDLDLYHVARTPEVVSHLRENNPNTILICYFNAGLTQKSDCDYETRWEKSGLLGNVYDPEEPQFDDERWVNIKNQTARDWIKERITLARDVGCDGVDPDNIDGYHNDEDGNNGTGWDLSRDDYVSFVRELAEHAHGLTTKRNYTLLIGQKNAPDLVEDVGDLLDFAVLEDCKSLNGGGGDDDDDNDDNNDDAPFCGEFQHYIERGRPVFSIEYPSTLGDDETGECNAGGASKAQYEASCDASTARGNSDFSTVLKIQGGVGELNGCTQYCDGLQPGTGIVVTATDSELDGNECPPEATGSS; encoded by the exons ATGAAGCGCGCAGTCTTTCTACTCGCTGCCGCCTCGGCCATCCGGGGGAGTCTGGCTCAGGTCCGGGTCCCTCCAAATTTTGAGGTCGGGGTCAAGTGGCAGATCGTCATCCAGAGCACCATCGACGTTAACCCCCCCCTTGAACCCGCCGACGCGGTCGTCTGGGACCTTGATCTCTACCACGTCGCCCGTACTCCGGAAGTCGTCAGCCATCTCCGA GAAAACAACCCCAACACCATCCTCATCTGCTACTTCAACGCCGGGCTCACCCAAAAGAGCGACTGTGACTACGAGACGAGATGGGAGAAGAGCGGGCTGCTGGGCAACGTGTACGACCCGGAAGAGCCCCAGTTTGACGACGAGCGATGGGTCAACATCAAGAACCAGACGGCCCGCGACTGGATCAAGGAGCGCATCACGCTCGCCCGCGACGTCGGCTGCGACGGGGTCGACCCGGACAACATCGACGGCTACCAcaacgacgaggacggcaaCAACGGCACGGGCTGGGACCTGTCGCGGGACGACTACGTCTCCTTCGTCCGCGAGCTCGCCGAGCACGCCCACGGCCTGACCACCAAGCGCAACTACACGCTGCTCATCGGGCAGAAGAACGCGCCCGACCTCGTGGAGGACGTCGGCGACCTCCTCGACTTTGCCGTGCTCGAGGACTGCAAGTCGctcaacggcggcggcggcgacgacgacgacgacaacgacgacaacaacgacgacgccCCCTTCTGCGGCGAGTTCCAGCACTACATCGAGAGGGGCCGCCCCGTATTCAGCATCGAGTACCCGTCCACGCTCGGGGACGACGAGACGGGCGAGTGCAACGCCGGCGGCGCGAGCAAGGCCCAGTACGAGGCCTCGTGCGACGCCAGCACCGCCAGGGGCAACTCGGACTTCAGCACCGTCCTCAAGATCcagggcggcgtcggcgagcTCAACGGCTGCACCCAGTACTGCGACGGGCTCCAGCCCGGCACGGGAATCGTCGTGACGGCGACGGACTCGGAGCTCGACGGCAACGAGTGCCCTCCCGAGGCGACCGGGAGCAGCTAG